CGAAGAAGCGCACTTGTGCATCAGGCATTGCCTCTTGGAGTTCCAAGGAAAAACGGCGCATCATTTCCTCTTCCAACGAAAAATGTCCTGCATCCACCACGCAGACGGGTGTTTCCACGGCCGGGTGGTACTTCATGTCCCCGGTAATGAACACGTCTGCACCGGCCTTGGCCGCGCGGTCGATGAGTGACGACCCGGACCCGCCGCAGTAAGCCACTGTGGAGACTTTATCGGGTTCAGGGCCGGAGACCAGCAGGGCGTCGCGCTTGACGAGCGGGCCCAGGATATCCATGAACCCGTTCCAGGTCAGGGGGGCGGGCAGGGTGCCGACCTCGCCGAAGCCCACCTCGCGTCTGGGGGCGGTCAGGGAGCGCAGGTAAAACAGGGGCCGCCTGCCCACGGAAAATTCGATTTTGTCCGCCACCGCGTTCCAGTCGACCTCGTCGCAGACCACCCGCACTTCGCCGGTGCGGCTCTGGGAGACCGAATGCACGCCGTCGTGGTTGGTCCAGATGTCGGCGGCTTCGCGGGAGATGGGGTCCTCCAAGTAGAACGAGGCCTCTACGGGCGCGCGTCCGTGTTCGACCTCAAGGAGGCGTTTGTCCTCAAGCCCCAGGCTCTCTCCCAGCCAAAAGGCCGGACCCGAGGGTCGGGTGTCCAGGGAGGTGTGGGCGCTGTAGAGCCAGGCTCCGGCCGTGATGACCTGGCGCAGTACATCCAAATACATGCCGTCGCTGTCGGGAGCCTTGGGTTTCATGTACAGCGGGTGGTGGGTGATGATGGCACCGGCTCCCCATTCAAGGCATTTCGACAAGGCCGCAGGCGTCGGTTCCAGGGTCACGGCCACACGATCCGTTGCTTCCACCGTGCCTGCGATCTGCACGCCGCTGTTGTCCCAGGAACTCTGGTTGTCCTCAGGGGCGCATTTGCGAAATATCGATAAAATATCTTTAATTTTCATATGGTTACGCCAGATTGCCATAAAGAGGATGCTCCCGTAGGGTTTCCCCCTCGGGAGCATCTTTTTCCTCTTCGATTACCCGGCCTTCGGCCTTTGCGGGAAATTTCAGGATATATGCGTTGAACTGTTGTCCGGTATCAATCTTGATCAATCACGTCCTCCCGGTAAGGGGATCGTTGGTGGGCCAGCCAGGATTCGAACCTGGGACCGACCGGTTATGAGCCGGTGGCTCTGCCAACTGAGCTACTGGCCCATTGTGGAGTCCGGTACCATAGTCGTGAGTGGATGAGGTGTCAAGTGGGAAGAGGCTTGGAGAAGGGGGGATACATTTTTCTGGTTGCGCCCGAGCCTTGTTGGAGTGACGTTGCACTGGCTTTCGCTTTTGGCAGCGGGCCTTGAGGAATAGGGAAGGCCGCCCAAGGGGCGGCTTTTTGTTTGGGATGCGCGCCTTTGGCGCGAGAGGCATTGTTTGGGGCTTGCCGCCCTAAAGGCATTCCATGTCCTTCTTCGCGGATGTGTGCGTGTTCCCCTTGCAGCAAGTCTGAAGAAGAGCCGTCGCTCATCGCTCCTCCATGTTTTTTTTTCTGCCCTCCCGGCGGGGTTCTTTTTTGGCTGAGCCGCCCCAAAAAAGAACCAAAAAAATGCGGCTTTGGATTTTGGCCGCCCGGTGATCGGCGGCGAGAAGCTGATCGATTCGGGGTGG
This window of the Pseudodesulfovibrio sp. S3 genome carries:
- a CDS encoding Nif3-like dinuclear metal center hexameric protein; amino-acid sequence: MKIKDILSIFRKCAPEDNQSSWDNSGVQIAGTVEATDRVAVTLEPTPAALSKCLEWGAGAIITHHPLYMKPKAPDSDGMYLDVLRQVITAGAWLYSAHTSLDTRPSGPAFWLGESLGLEDKRLLEVEHGRAPVEASFYLEDPISREAADIWTNHDGVHSVSQSRTGEVRVVCDEVDWNAVADKIEFSVGRRPLFYLRSLTAPRREVGFGEVGTLPAPLTWNGFMDILGPLVKRDALLVSGPEPDKVSTVAYCGGSGSSLIDRAAKAGADVFITGDMKYHPAVETPVCVVDAGHFSLEEEMMRRFSLELQEAMPDAQVRFFEGLDPFRVHVSR